One genomic window of Niveibacterium sp. SC-1 includes the following:
- a CDS encoding ABC transporter ATP-binding protein, producing the protein MHPIRRLFLHARQYRRDLAWASVFSVLNKFFDVLPEVLIGIAVDVVVNRKDSFLARLGLVDPWHQLMLLAALTVLVWVCESLFEYLYAIRWRNLAQNLQHALRIEAYAHVQKLSLGWFESRRTGQLMSVLNDDINQMERFLNGGANDLIQVVAGSLMVGAVFFVLTSKIALLALIPIPLIIYGAFWFQARLAPRYTAVREAAGTLNARLNNNLLGIATIKAYTAEDYEVGHIREGSQAYRARNAEAIRLSAAITPVIRMAILAGFTVTLLYGGLLALRGEIGVGSYSVLVYLTQRLLWPMTRLADMTDLYQRSMASIERVIDLLDAPVTIAYEGRALPRSAVAGALHFDAVEFAYGEQPTLRGIELEIPAGANVAFVGSTGSGKSTLVKLLLRFYEPQSGAVRLDGADVRELDLQDLRGAIGYVAQDSFLADATVAQNIAYGAAGAAREDIVAAAVAAEAHEFIMGLPQGYDTPVGERGQKLSGGQRQRIALARAILKDPPILVLDEATSAVDNETEAAIQRSLERLVQGRTSLIIAHRLSTVRHADMIHVMEAGQIVESGTHETLLAQGGQYAALWRLQTGERLG; encoded by the coding sequence ATGCACCCGATCCGCCGGCTCTTCCTGCACGCGCGCCAGTACCGGCGCGACCTCGCCTGGGCGAGCGTCTTCTCGGTCCTCAACAAGTTCTTCGACGTCCTGCCCGAGGTGCTGATCGGCATCGCGGTCGATGTGGTCGTCAATCGCAAGGACTCCTTCCTCGCCCGGCTCGGCCTCGTCGATCCCTGGCACCAGCTGATGTTGCTCGCGGCGCTGACCGTGCTGGTCTGGGTCTGCGAGTCGCTGTTCGAATACCTCTACGCGATCCGTTGGCGCAACCTCGCGCAGAACCTGCAGCATGCCCTGCGGATCGAGGCCTACGCGCATGTGCAGAAGCTCTCGCTGGGCTGGTTCGAATCGCGCCGCACCGGCCAGCTGATGTCGGTGCTCAACGACGACATCAACCAGATGGAGCGCTTTCTCAACGGCGGCGCCAATGACCTGATCCAGGTGGTGGCCGGCTCGCTGATGGTGGGTGCGGTCTTCTTCGTGCTCACCAGCAAGATCGCCCTGCTGGCGCTGATCCCGATCCCGCTCATCATCTATGGCGCCTTCTGGTTCCAGGCCCGGCTGGCGCCGCGCTACACCGCGGTGCGCGAGGCCGCCGGCACGCTCAACGCGCGGCTCAACAACAATCTGCTGGGCATCGCGACGATCAAGGCCTACACCGCCGAGGACTACGAAGTCGGCCATATCCGCGAGGGCTCGCAGGCCTACCGCGCGCGCAACGCGGAGGCGATCCGGCTCTCGGCAGCGATCACCCCGGTGATCCGCATGGCGATCCTCGCCGGCTTCACCGTGACGCTGCTCTACGGAGGTCTCCTGGCCCTGCGCGGCGAGATCGGCGTCGGCAGCTACTCGGTGCTGGTCTACCTGACCCAGCGCCTGCTCTGGCCGATGACCCGGCTGGCCGACATGACCGACCTCTACCAGCGGTCCATGGCCTCGATCGAGCGGGTCATCGACCTGCTCGACGCACCGGTGACGATTGCCTACGAGGGCAGGGCGCTGCCGCGTTCGGCGGTCGCCGGTGCCCTGCATTTCGACGCCGTGGAATTCGCCTATGGCGAGCAGCCCACCCTGCGCGGCATCGAGCTGGAGATTCCCGCGGGCGCCAACGTGGCCTTCGTCGGCAGCACCGGCAGCGGCAAGAGCACGCTGGTCAAGCTCCTGCTGCGCTTCTACGAACCGCAGTCCGGCGCGGTGCGCCTGGACGGGGCCGATGTGCGCGAACTGGACCTGCAGGACTTGCGCGGCGCGATCGGCTATGTGGCGCAGGACAGCTTCCTCGCCGACGCCACGGTGGCGCAGAACATCGCCTACGGCGCGGCGGGCGCAGCGCGCGAGGACATCGTCGCAGCCGCCGTGGCGGCCGAGGCGCACGAGTTCATCATGGGCTTGCCGCAGGGCTACGACACGCCTGTAGGCGAGCGCGGCCAGAAGCTCTCGGGCGGTCAGCGCCAGCGGATCGCGCTTGCCCGCGCGATCCTCAAGGATCCGCCCATCCTGGTGCTGGACGAGGCCACCAGCGCGGTCGACAACGAGACCGAGGCGGCGATCCAGCGTTCGCTCGAACGCCTGGTGCAGGGCCGCACCAGTCTCATCATCGCGCACAGGCTTTCCACGGTTCGCCATGCGGACATGATCCATGTGATGGAGGCCGGTCAGATCGTCGAGTCCGGCACCCACGAGACCCTGCTTGCGCAAGGCGGCCAGTACGCGGCGCTGTGGCGGCTGCAGACGGGCGAGCGGCTGGGCTGA
- the pdxH gene encoding pyridoxamine 5'-phosphate oxidase produces METVDLTQLRQDYARAELMEADVAADPVQQFARWFGDAQRAQLLEPYAMTLATADLTGRPSARIVLLRSFDEAGFSFFTNYASRKGDELAANPQATLLFFWAELERQVRIEGRVEKLDAAESDAYFASRPLGSRQGAWASPQSRPIAGRQELDQRLADAIGRYGETVPRPPYWGGYRVVPEAFEFWQGRPSRLHDRICYVREPAAWRIVRLAP; encoded by the coding sequence ATGGAAACCGTTGATCTGACCCAGCTGCGCCAGGACTACGCGCGCGCCGAACTGATGGAGGCGGACGTCGCTGCCGATCCGGTCCAGCAGTTCGCGCGCTGGTTCGGCGACGCGCAGCGCGCCCAGCTCCTCGAACCCTATGCAATGACGCTCGCCACCGCCGACCTCACCGGTCGGCCCTCGGCGCGCATCGTGCTGCTGCGCAGCTTCGACGAGGCGGGCTTTTCCTTTTTCACCAACTACGCCAGCCGCAAGGGTGACGAACTCGCGGCCAATCCGCAGGCCACCCTGCTGTTCTTCTGGGCCGAGCTCGAACGCCAGGTACGTATCGAGGGGCGGGTGGAGAAGCTCGACGCGGCCGAATCCGATGCCTACTTCGCCTCGCGCCCCCTGGGCAGCCGCCAGGGCGCCTGGGCCTCGCCACAGAGCCGGCCGATCGCCGGGCGCCAGGAGCTCGACCAACGCCTGGCTGACGCAATCGGGCGCTATGGTGAGACCGTGCCGCGTCCGCCCTATTGGGGCGGCTATCGCGTGGTGCCAGAGGCCTTCGAGTTCTGGCAGGGCCGTCCCAGCCGGCTCCACGACCGAATCTGCTATGTTCGCGAGCCCGCTGCCTGGCGTATCGTGCGGCTCGCACCCTGA